The DNA region ATACGTACGCCGCCAAAAGCAGGGCCAAGCGTTGTATTATGGATCGCGATAATAGCTTTCAGATGGGTATCAGGATCGGTACAAAAAACAACTTTCTTGTGCCCGAAAGCGTCAAGTTGGCTAAATATAGATTCCGGTGGATGTTGTTCAGGCATTAGTACTATAAGTAAATGTCTTTAAGCGCACAAAAGTAGAGGTTTTTTTTAATACTGGCAAAGATATTAAGCCGGTAACAAGTATGAAATCACTATTAAATAATTATGAGCAGCTATTAGTGGGGTATTTAAGTTTTATGATTACAGTAAGATTATAAAAACAAATTTTGAATTTGAGACATTTGTCTGTATATTGGTAGACATTATGGCAGAGGTAGCTAATCACCCAAAGAAAATAAATATCGCCGATCTTGAGATCGGGTCGACGGACGCATCGTATGTTTTTTCTTTTCTTTTCCCGGAGGATTATGTTAAAAGCAAGATGAAGTGCGATATGGAAAGTGATGTAATTGATTGTATCAGAAGCGGGATACCAAGGCGGGCTATTGATAGTATTTTGGAAAAAACCAATGTTTCCAGGGCGCAGCTTTCTAATATACTTCATATCAGTACCAGGCAGCTTAACCGCTATGGGCAGGACGACCGCTTATCGCCCGAGCAATCAAACTTCCTTTACGAGTTTACGCGTATTTACACCCGTGGGCTTGATATTTTGGGTGACGCGGCAACTGTAGATAAATGGTTAATGCGCCCCAATATGGCATTGGGAGATAAACAACCTTTAGAATTGCTTGATACCAGTGAAGGCTTAAGGATGGTAAACGATGTGCTTTCGCAAATAGAATATGGGTTTTACTCATGATCCTTTATCGTATTACAAGGGAAAAATATGCACACGACTTGTCGGGCAGGGGAGGATTGCTGTCATCGGCCCGCTGGCATGACCATATCCCGGTGATATATGCCTCTGTAAATTCATCAACAGCTATTCTGGAAGTATTGGTGCACCTGCAAGCCGAAGAAATTCATAATGACCTTGTGATTATGCGTATTATTGTGCCGGATACAACCGGTAGCGAAGAGTTGGAGATGGCTCAATTGCCTGCCGGCTGGGATAATTATCCGGCACCGGTGATATTAAAAAGAATAGGTAATGCATGGCTTACGTCAAAAAGCGCGCTGCTGCTCTATATTCCGAGTGTTATCGATCCTCTTGCTAAAAATGTGTTGATAAATCCATTGCACCCGGATGTCTCCCGGCTGAAAATAGGTGATGTGCAACCCTTTACTTTTGATAAGCGATTAATTAAAAAGGACTGATCATACTGACAGGATCCCGTCAGTGTTCAATTTTTAAAAAACGGGTGTTCAACTTTTTACTTCTTGATTTTGTAACTGATTGATTATTAGGATGTGTGTGTTCAATTGGACTTTTAAGGGCGTTTGTGTTGTTTGTAACCTATTGATTATCAATGGTGTTTATTTTAGAAAAATATGCAGGTGTTCACACTTTTAAAAATTGAACACTACCGGGATTGTTACGAGTGTATCAATGTAACTTTCTTACATCCTCCCGACTTTTCCATCCAATCACTCTCCTCAAATTTTAATACTTTTGATTATTATGTCAGGGCTTTCCGACTTTCGGACATTCCCGACTTCCGGACTATAATAAATGAAAGACCTCGCGTACCTCAATAAATTTTTTTACAAATACCGCTGGCGACTTATTCCGGGTGTGCTGTTTGTAATTATATCCAACGTTTTTGGTGTGCTGCCGGCACAGGTTATCCGTGTAGCTTTTGATTTGGTCACCGAAAACATCGGAGCCTACCAGCTTTTTTCGGGTTTCGACAGGCAAAGCTTTATCTATGATATTTTCGGTACCAGCTTGTTTCTGTTTGGTACGCTGGTATTGGTGCTGGCCTTGCTTAGGGGGCTGTTCCTGTTCTTTATGAGGCAAACCATCATCCTCATGTCGCGCCATATCGAGTATGATTTAAAGAACGAGATCTATAACCATTACCAGGAACTGTCGCTGGCCTTTTACCGCCGGCACAACACAGGCGATTTAATGAACCGGGTAACTGAGGATGTGAGCCGCGTGCGCATGTACCTTGGGCCGGGCATCATGTATTCTATCAATACGGTAGTATTATTTGTTATGGTGATATATGCCATGCTTACAGTAAACGTACAACTGGCCGTTTTTTCGGTACTGCCATTGCCTATTTTGGCAGGTGTTATTTACTATGTAAACAATATCATCAATCACCGCAGTGAGATGATCCAGGAGCGCCTGTCTGGTTTATCCAGCTTTGTACAGGAAAACTTTTCTGGTATCAGGGTGATCAAATCATACGTACGCGAAGGCTTTGTGCGCGAAAACTTTGCAAAGGAAAGCGAAGACTATAAAGTGCACTCCATGGAACTGGCCAAAGTACAGGCGCTGTTTTTCCCCATTATGTTATTACTGGTAGGCCTGAGTAACGTAATAACCATGTACGTTGGTGGTGTGGAAGTAATAAAAGGTAACATTACCCCGGGCAATATTGCCGAGTTTATTGTTTACCTCAATATGCTGTCGTTCCCGGTTATTTCGCTGGGTTGGGTAACCTCATTGGTGCAGCGGGCTGCGGCTTCGCAAAAACGCATTAACGAATTTTTGCATGAAAAGCCTGAGATCATTTCGCCGGTTGCAGAAAACCACCATGTTGAGGGATTGATTAAGTTTGATGATGTATCATTCATTTATCCTGATACAGGTATCCAGGCTTTAAAGAATGTTTCCTTTACGGTTGAACCGGGGCAGATGCTGGCAATCATAGGTCGTACGGGTTCGGGTAAATCAACCATAGCCAACCTGGTAATGCGTATGTATGATACTACAGGCGGGGAGATCACCATTGACGGCCGGTCGATAAAATCGTTGAGTCTTGAAAACTATCGTTCGCAGATAGGTTTTGTACCGCAGGAGGTTTTCCTGTTTTCGGATACCATTGCCAATAACATTGCTTTTAGTGCCGATGTACTGGACATGCCGGTTGTTGAGCAGGCTGCCAAAGATGCCGCGGTGTACAATAACATCATTGAACTGGAAGAAGGTTTTACAACACTTATCGGCGAACGCGGCGTTACCTTATCGGGCGGGCAAAAACAGCGTGTATCCATTGCGCGCGCCATATTTAAGCATCCGCAGGTATTGATCTTTGATGATTGTCTTTCGGCAGTTGATACCCGTACTGAAGAGGAGATCCTGAATAACCTTGGCCGGGTAATGCAGGATAAGACAAGCATCATCATAGCCCACCGCATTTCCACCATAAAAAATGCCGACAAGATCCTGGTAATGGATAACGGCGAAATAGTTGAGCAGGGTAACCACGCGTACCTCATGCAGCTTAAAGGCACCTACTTTGAGCTTTACGAAAAACAATTGCTGGAAGAAGAGCAGGACGCGTAACAAATGGGCACATTGAGCATTCCAGCAACCTCCGCACAACACTTACACAATGTCACATCCCAAAAAAGGTTTACAGTTTATAAAATAATTTTTGTTATACATTTACCCCGCATTGTAACAGGTGGCCCAAGTTAGCCTCCGCACAGCCAAACCCGCAAAACTTGCGCCAGTGAAGGAGATGAACTGGTGTACGCTCTCTTTTTACAACTCACCTGTAATTGCTGATCCACACAAAAAAATGACACTTTTGTTTCAAAAAACTCAATAATAACGAATAAAATACTTGCACTTTGAAAATTTATTTATATTTATGCCAACCAAAACTAATTACAGGTAAATATATATGGGAGATTTTGACAATAGAGAGCGTGAAGAGGTTTATTCAAAGAAGGTGAGAGCCGGGAAGCGAACCTATTTTTTTGATGTAAAAGCAACCCGTTCAAACGATTATTATGTTACTATTACTGAAAGCAAAAAACGTTTGGAAGATGGGGTGTTTGTAAAACACAAGATCTTTTTATATAAAGAAGACTTTGAAAAATTTGCCGAAGGTTTGAAAGATACCATCGATTATATCAAATCAAACCAGGAGGTAGTTGAAAAACGCTATGAGTATAGCGAGAACCCTGAAATTGCCAGGGCATCTGCCGACGAAGATTTTTCGTTTGAGATCTAACTACTACAGAACAATATTAAACTAAAAATAATTAAAGCCCTGCTTCTTATTTGGAAGCAGGGCTTTTTGCGTGTGTTATATTTATTTGAAAGCGAGGGTTACAATAATATGCCCCTCATAAATAGTACTGCTATGGTAAAGTAAATGATCAACCCGGTAACATCTACCAGGGTGGCTACAAACGGAGCCGACGAGGTAGCAGGGTCGGCGCCAAGTTTTTTAAGCAAAAGCGGTAGCATCGAACCTGACAACGATCCCCATAAAACAATACCGATAAGGGAAGCGCCTACCGTAAAGCCAACCAGCATCCAGTGCGGGCCGTAAATATTGCTGAACATGCTCCAGGCGGCTATGCGTAAAAAACCTATCAAACCTAAACAAACACCAAGCATTAAACCCGAAAGAATTTCCCTGCGCATAACCCGCCACCAGTCGGTAACGGTAACTTCGCCCAGTGCCATAGCCTGGATAATAAGGGTTGAGGCCTGCGAACCACTGTTACCTCCGCTCGAAATAATTAGCGGGATAAAATAGGCCAGCACGACTACTTTGGAGATCTCATCGCCGAAATAACCCATGGCGGTAGCAGTAAGCATCTCACCTAAAAATAAAATGATAAGCCAGCCTACTCGTTTTTTTACCAGTTTAAAAAGGTTGATATCAAGATATGGCTCATCCAGCGCTTCGGTACCACCTATTTTCTGGATATCTTCGGTATATTCTTCGTTAGCTATCCAAAGGATATCATCAACTGTTACTATGCCAAGCAGTACGTCATTATGATCAACAACCGGCAGGGCGGTGCGGTTATTCATCCTGAAAATGTTAATTGCTTCTTCCTGCGGATCACTGGCGCTAAGGGAAATCAAACGACCATCCATTAGCTCGCTCACCTTGGTTTCGGGCTTTACCAATAAGATCTCACGGATCCGGATATCATCAAGTAAAACACCGTGCTCATCAATTACATAGATAACATCGATGGTCTCTGAGTTTTTACCATACCGGCGAATATGCGAAAGGACACGGCTTACATCCCAGGTGCGTTTAACGGCGATATAGTCGGGCGTCATCAGGCGACCAACGCTCTCTTCTTCGTAACCTAAAAGTTTTAAAGCTTCCTCACGGTTTTCGCGTGAAAGTTTCTGGATAAGTTTTTGAACGGCGTCGCCATGCAATTCGCTGAAAAGCGCTGTGCGATCGTCGGGAGGAAGTTCATTGATCAGATCTTCAAGCTTTTGGCCCGAAAGTTTTTTGATGATCCGCTCCTGCACCGGGAACTCAAGGATCCGGAACACGTTAACCGCGCGGTTAAGCGAAAGCGTTTCGATGAATTTGGGGCCATGTTCAGGAAGTTCACCAATCAGTTCTTCAACATCCGATATGTTGAGGTTGTTCAAATATTCCTGTAATTGGGTATCGTCTTGTTTTTCCAGCAACAATTCTATTTGCTCAACCATTTCTTCCATATATAGGCCCTCCTTTTTTACATCGGTGTTTTAATATTTTAGCTTCTTTTTTCCGTGCGCAAAAGTCGTTTATTTTTTCAAATTACAAGGCAAAATTTTCTGTTATCTTTGCACGCTTTTAGTTCATGGCTTATTGTTCATGGTTCATAGCCTTTTTGGTATAATTTAAGAGGATTTAAGCTATCAACCATGAACCATCAACCATGAACCTGCAATATAAATTAGATAAAAACAAACAATGGGTTTACAATGTGGTATAGTAGGTTTGCCTAATGTGGGCAAATCAACACTTTTTAATTGCTTATCAAACGCTAAGGCACAAGCGGCTAATTTCCCGTTTTGTACTATTGAGCCAAACGTGGGTGTAATTACAGTGCCGGATGAGCGCTTAACAAAGCTTACCGAAATAGTACAGCCAAAATCAATTGTACCAAATGTTATAGAGATAGTTGATATTGCCGGTTTGGTTAAAGGAGCCAGCAAGGGTGAGGGTTTAGGTAACCAGTTTTTGGCTAATATCCGCGCTACCAATGCTATTATCCACGTGTTGCGTTGCTTTGATAACGATAATGTGATTCACGTTGACGGCTCGGTTGATCCTATCCGCGATAAAGAAATTATTGATACTGAGCTGCAGTTAAAGGACCTCGAATCTATCGAGAAAAAGATTCAGAAGGTTGAAAAGATGGCCAAAACCGGCGGCGACAAAGAGGCCAAAAAAACCTTTGATGTGTTAACCGTTTATAAAAATCACCTGCTGGAAGGCAAATCGGCCCGCACCGCCCCTGTTGAGGAAGAAGATAAAGAATATGTAGCCGACCTTTGGCTGCTTACCGCTAAACCGGTATTATATGTTTGTAATGTTGATGAAGGTTCGGTAAGTACCGGTAATGCTTATGTTGAAAAAGTAAAAGCAGCCGTTAAAGATGAAAACGCCGAAGTGCTGATCATCTCAGCCCAAATTGAATCTGAAATTTCACAACTGGAAACTTACGAAGAACGCCAGATGTTTTTGGACGATTTAGGGCTTACCGAATCGGGCGTTAACAAACTGATTAAAGCTGCTTACCGCTTATTAAATTTGGCAACTTATTTTACTGCCGGTGTACAGGAAGTACGCGCCTGGACTATTACCCAGGGTTTCACTGCACCGCAGGCGGCAGGCGTGATCCATACCGATTTTGAAAAAG from Mucilaginibacter sp. SJ includes:
- the parS gene encoding type II RES/Xre toxin-antitoxin system antitoxin codes for the protein MAEVANHPKKINIADLEIGSTDASYVFSFLFPEDYVKSKMKCDMESDVIDCIRSGIPRRAIDSILEKTNVSRAQLSNILHISTRQLNRYGQDDRLSPEQSNFLYEFTRIYTRGLDILGDAATVDKWLMRPNMALGDKQPLELLDTSEGLRMVNDVLSQIEYGFYS
- a CDS encoding RES family NAD+ phosphorylase, coding for MILYRITREKYAHDLSGRGGLLSSARWHDHIPVIYASVNSSTAILEVLVHLQAEEIHNDLVIMRIIVPDTTGSEELEMAQLPAGWDNYPAPVILKRIGNAWLTSKSALLLYIPSVIDPLAKNVLINPLHPDVSRLKIGDVQPFTFDKRLIKKD
- a CDS encoding ABC transporter ATP-binding protein; translated protein: MKDLAYLNKFFYKYRWRLIPGVLFVIISNVFGVLPAQVIRVAFDLVTENIGAYQLFSGFDRQSFIYDIFGTSLFLFGTLVLVLALLRGLFLFFMRQTIILMSRHIEYDLKNEIYNHYQELSLAFYRRHNTGDLMNRVTEDVSRVRMYLGPGIMYSINTVVLFVMVIYAMLTVNVQLAVFSVLPLPILAGVIYYVNNIINHRSEMIQERLSGLSSFVQENFSGIRVIKSYVREGFVRENFAKESEDYKVHSMELAKVQALFFPIMLLLVGLSNVITMYVGGVEVIKGNITPGNIAEFIVYLNMLSFPVISLGWVTSLVQRAAASQKRINEFLHEKPEIISPVAENHHVEGLIKFDDVSFIYPDTGIQALKNVSFTVEPGQMLAIIGRTGSGKSTIANLVMRMYDTTGGEITIDGRSIKSLSLENYRSQIGFVPQEVFLFSDTIANNIAFSADVLDMPVVEQAAKDAAVYNNIIELEEGFTTLIGERGVTLSGGQKQRVSIARAIFKHPQVLIFDDCLSAVDTRTEEEILNNLGRVMQDKTSIIIAHRISTIKNADKILVMDNGEIVEQGNHAYLMQLKGTYFELYEKQLLEEEQDA
- a CDS encoding DUF3276 family protein produces the protein MGDFDNREREEVYSKKVRAGKRTYFFDVKATRSNDYYVTITESKKRLEDGVFVKHKIFLYKEDFEKFAEGLKDTIDYIKSNQEVVEKRYEYSENPEIARASADEDFSFEI
- the mgtE gene encoding magnesium transporter encodes the protein MEEMVEQIELLLEKQDDTQLQEYLNNLNISDVEELIGELPEHGPKFIETLSLNRAVNVFRILEFPVQERIIKKLSGQKLEDLINELPPDDRTALFSELHGDAVQKLIQKLSRENREEALKLLGYEEESVGRLMTPDYIAVKRTWDVSRVLSHIRRYGKNSETIDVIYVIDEHGVLLDDIRIREILLVKPETKVSELMDGRLISLSASDPQEEAINIFRMNNRTALPVVDHNDVLLGIVTVDDILWIANEEYTEDIQKIGGTEALDEPYLDINLFKLVKKRVGWLIILFLGEMLTATAMGYFGDEISKVVVLAYFIPLIISSGGNSGSQASTLIIQAMALGEVTVTDWWRVMRREILSGLMLGVCLGLIGFLRIAAWSMFSNIYGPHWMLVGFTVGASLIGIVLWGSLSGSMLPLLLKKLGADPATSSAPFVATLVDVTGLIIYFTIAVLFMRGILL
- the ychF gene encoding redox-regulated ATPase YchF → MGLQCGIVGLPNVGKSTLFNCLSNAKAQAANFPFCTIEPNVGVITVPDERLTKLTEIVQPKSIVPNVIEIVDIAGLVKGASKGEGLGNQFLANIRATNAIIHVLRCFDNDNVIHVDGSVDPIRDKEIIDTELQLKDLESIEKKIQKVEKMAKTGGDKEAKKTFDVLTVYKNHLLEGKSARTAPVEEEDKEYVADLWLLTAKPVLYVCNVDEGSVSTGNAYVEKVKAAVKDENAEVLIISAQIESEISQLETYEERQMFLDDLGLTESGVNKLIKAAYRLLNLATYFTAGVQEVRAWTITQGFTAPQAAGVIHTDFEKGFIRAEVIKYEDFVKFNGSEAVIKENGKLGVEGKTYIVQDGDIMHFRFNV